A region from the Lolium perenne isolate Kyuss_39 chromosome 4, Kyuss_2.0, whole genome shotgun sequence genome encodes:
- the LOC139839081 gene encoding uncharacterized protein, whose product MDWLKANKVVIDCANHSVSFPTSSGTLTYTSSQTPSVQLFALNPSSLPELESIPVVCDFPDVFPEELPGMPPDRAVEFVIELEPGTTPISKRPYKMGPNELAELKKQLDELQKLGFIQPSTSPWGCPTIFVKKKDKTDRLVVDYRPLNEKTIKNTYPLPRINELFDQLAGATVFSKMDLRSDTSKPFQIFCDASLHGLGAVLMQERQVVAYQASLGMAPFEALYGRKCRTPLNWSETGERQIFGPDVINEAEEKVRIIRDNLKIAQSRQKSYYDSKHRDMLYHPGDQAYLRVTPMRGTHRFGIKGKLAPRYIGPFKVLAKRGEVAYLLELPEKLSKAHDVFHVSQLKKCFKDPGRAVDHESIDLQEDLSYKEHPVRILDEAERRTRNNSVKFLKLPRLV is encoded by the exons ATGGATTGGTTGAAGGCCAACAAAGTTGTCATTGATTGCGCCAACCATTCAGTTTCTTTTCCTACTTCATCAGGAACCTTGACCTATACATCTTCCCAAAcaccttccgttcagctctttgcTTTGAATCCTAGTTCTCTTCCGGAGCTTGAGTCTATACCGGTGGTTTGCGACTTTCCTGATGTCTTTCCTGAAGAACTTCCAGGTATGCCACCTGACAGGGCTGTTGAGTTCGTCATTGAACTAGAGCCTGGAACAACTCCTATCTCAAAGAGGCCATACAAAATGGGTCCCAATGAGTTGGCTGAACTCAAGAAGCAGCTTGATGAGTTGCAAAAACTTGGTTTCATTCAGCCAAGCACTTCTCCATGGGGATGTCCTACCATCTTCGTGAAGAAAAAGGATAAAACTGATCGATTGGTGGTTGACTACCGCCCTCTCAATGAGAAAACGATCAAGAATACATATCCTCTTCCTCGCATCAATGAGCTCTTTGATCAGCTTGCGGGTGCAACTGTGTTctctaagatggatttgagaagtg ATACTTCTAAACCTTTCCAGATattctgtgatgcctctcttcatgGACTAGGTGCTGTCCTCATGCAAGAACGTCAAGTTGTGGC ctatcaagccagcttgggcATGGCACCCTTCGAAGCTCTCTATGGTCGCAAATGCAGAACACCTCTGAACTGGTCTGAAACTGGTGAAAGGCAAATCTTTGGCCCCGATGTCATCAACGAGGCTGAAGAAAAGGTGAGAATCATTCGTGACAATCTGAAGATAGCACAATCTCGGCAGAAAAGCTATTATGATAGCAAGCACCGTGATATGTTATATCATCCTGGTGATCAAGCCTACCTTCGTGTTACTCCTATGAGGGGCACTCATcgcttcggtatcaaaggcaaactGGCGCCAAGATACATTGGTCCTTTCAAAGTTCTAGCAAAGCGTGGTGAAGTCGCTTACCTCCTTGAACTCCCTGAGAAGCTCTCCAAAGCGCACGATGTCTTCCACGTGTCACAGCTCAAGAAGTGCTTCAAAGATCCGGGCCGTGCAGTTGATCACGAGTCCATCGACCTACAAGAAGACCTCTCCTACAAAGAGCATCCCGTTCGGATTCTTGATGAAGCTGAACGCCGAACTCGCAACAACTCTGTCAAGTTCCTCAAG CTACCAAGGTTGGTATAG